The Pseudomonas sp. FP198 genomic interval TTCAGCGTAATGGGAAAGTTGTTCATTGCACAGGGCAGCCATGCTCCGGCACGACGCAGCGCGTGACTTTTCCGCTCCGTCAGATCCTGTAATAAATCGCTTCGTATGAAATGCCGGGAACCGTTGTAGGATTTCTTCCCGAATTATTGCCAGGCCCGTATGAACACCCTCCAGGAACCTCCCAGTCGCTGTTCAAGAAACACTGTCTCCCCCGCTTCAGCGCCGCGCATATCACGGTTGCAGCGCTCTTCCTTCGTATTGAACGCCCGAGGAAGCGAATAACCCATGGAATGGATCGTTGACCCCACGGCATGGCTCGGCCTGCTGACTCTGATCGTGCTGGAGCTGGTGCTCGGCATCGATAACCTGGTATTCATCGCCATCCTGGCGGACAAGCTCCCCCCCGCGCAGCGCGACCGTGCCCGAGTCATCGGCCTGTCCTTGGCGCTGCTGATGCGCCTGGGCCTGCTGGCGAGCATTTCCTGGATGGTGACCCTGACCAACCCGCTCTTCGAAGTGTTCGACAAGACGTTCTCGGGCCGCGACTTGATCATGCTGTTCGGCGGTGTGTTCCTGTTGTTCAAGGCAACCATGGAGTTGCATGAGCGACTCGAGGGGCACGTCGCGCAACGTTCCGGCAATGCTGCCTATGCGCTGTTCTGGCCGATCGTTGCGCAGATCGTGGTGCTGGATGCGGTCTTCTCCCTGGATGCGGTGATCACCGCCGTGGGCATGGTGGAACATCTGTCGGTGATGATGATCGCGGTGATCTTCTCCATCGGCCTGATGATGATCGCGAGCAAGCCACTGACAAAGTTCGTCAACGGCCACCCTACCGTCATCATGCTCTGCCTGGGCTTTTTGATGATGATCGGCTTCAGCCTCACGGCCGAGGGCTTGGGCTTCCATATTCCGAAGGGCTATTTGTACGCGGCGATTGGCTTCTCGATCCTGATCGAACTGTTCAACCAGTTGGCGCGTTCGCGGCGCAAGAAAAACCTGCAAGGTCTTCGGCCGATGCGCGAACGTACCGCCCATGCGGTACTGCGCCTGCTGGGCGGTCAAAAGCTGGGGGCCGATGAGGTCGGTGAAGAAATCGCCGACCTGCTGGAGGGCGAAAAACCCGAACAGGTTTTCCATCGACGCGAACGGGTGATGATCAGCGGCGTGCTGCAATTGGCGGAGCGCCCGATACGCAGCGTGATGACCCCGCGTGCGCAAATCGACCATCTCGACCTGGCGAACACGCCGGAAGACATCCGTACGACGCTGATGCACTCATCGTATTCGCGCTTGCCATTGATTCGCGACGGGCGCGTAGATGAGCCCCTGGGTTTCGTCCACAAGAAGGAACTGCTCAAGGAAATACTGGCGGGCAATCAACCGAATCTGGAAGCCATGGCGCGCAAAGCCATCAACCTGCTCGACAGCTTCACGATCCTCAACGCGCTGGAGCAAATGCGCAAGGAGTCGACCCACATCGCCTTCGTGGTAAACGAGTTCGGTGACTTCGTCGGCCTGCTCACGATGACCGACATCCTCGAATCCATTGCGGGCGAACTGCCCGACGCCAGTGAAATCGACGGGCCGAATATTGTTGCGCAAGAAGACGGTTTCCTCGTCAGCGGCGCCCTGAACCTCAGCCAGGTTCGCGAACACATCGGTTTCCACGCATACGCGACGGAGGATTACCAGACACTTGCCGGCCTGGTGATGAGCCTGCTGGACCGCTTGCCGATGATTGGCGATACCCTCGGTTGGCAGGGCTGGAGCATGACCGTCATGGAGGTAGAAGAGCGTCGGGTAACCAGGGTCTTGCTGCGTGTCGAAGAACAGGCGTGACCTGCTCACTGCCAAATGGGGCTGGCGCCATGGCATATGAAACGTATATCCTCGATATACGAAACATATGGAGCCACACATGGGCATTGTCAACATCGACGACGAACTTCACGACCAGCTACGCAAGGCCACCAAGGTCTCCTGCCGTTCGATCAACGCGCAGGCGGCCTTCTGGATCAAGGTCGGCATGCTGTGCGAGACCAACCCTACCCTCAGTTTCAACGAGATCATCCAGCGCGAACTCAGCGACGCCGGCGTTACGGCGCAACCGCTGGAGGCGAGCTGGCAATGATCAAGCGACCCGAAGAACTGGCCCTGATGGCCGAGTCCGGCCGACTGCTCGCCTTGGTGTTCGAACGGCTGGATCGAACCAACTTGATGGGGCTGTCAACGCTGCAGATCGATGCAATGGTCGAGGATTTCATCGTCCGCGGTCTCCATGCGCGCCCCGCCAGCAAGGGACAGTACGGGTACGGTTTTGTGCTCAACTGCTCGATCAACGAAGTGGTCTGCCATGGTGTGCCCTCGCGCTCGCGAGTGCTTCAAGACGGTGACATCGTCAATCTCGATATCACCCTGGAGAAGAACGGCTATATCGCGGATTCGAGCAAGACGTACCTGATCGGCAACGTCGACCCAGCCGCCAGGAAGCTGGTCCAGGTCACTTACGAAGCCATGTGGAAGGGCATCCGCGCCGTCCGCCCGGGAGCTCGCCTGGGCGACATCGGCGCGGCCATCCAAGGCCATGCGACACGCAACGGTTATTCGGTGGTCCGTGAATATTGCGGCCACGGCATCGGCCGGCAAATGCACGAGGAACCCCAGGTGTTGCACTTCGGCAAAGCGGGAACGGGCCTGGTCCTGCGCGAGGGCATGGTCTTCACCATCGAGCCGATGCTCAACCAGGGCACATCGGACGTCAGGACCGAAGCCGACGGCTGGACCGTGGTGACCCGGGACGGGGCGCTCTCCGCGCAGTTCGAGCATACCGTGGCCGTCACGGCTTCCGGCTTTTCCGTGCTGACGTTGCGCCCGGACGAATCAGGCCTCGTGACGGGCACGCATGGGGCCAACCTCAACGCCTAGGGCATTGCGACGGCCGATCGGCAGTCGTCGTGCCCCCCTCATGCTGCGCATCAACGGTTTTGCACTCAATCCATCGGCCGTCCAGGCAGGTCGATATGACGCATCAATTGAAATGTCTCGCCGTTTTTCTTTCTCACCACCGCCAACACCGGAAACTCACCGTAAATCTTCAGCCAAAGGTCGAATGAAGATTTTTGATCTGAAGAGGCGATCACCGGTTGCGGGAAATCCTCCCACACGCGATAGGTGACCGATTCAATCTCGCCAAGGTTGTTGCGCGAATCCAACGGTTCTATCCAGACCCGCACCTTGAACAGCCCACTTCTCGGAATGGTCCTGGAGCGCAAGGTTTCCGACTGATGCAGCAGGATGAAACCAAAATCGACCATGCGATCGTATTTGGCATTCAGGATCGAGACATCCGACTCCACGACCGGTACGTCAGCGCCGGAGGTGGCGATCCCGGTATCGACACTTTCCAACTCTCGCGGCGAAGGTGCTCGAAAAAAATGAGCCTGGTTGATGAAATCACTGGGCCCGTAGAGATGGGTATGGAAGTACGCAACCAACAGGTAAAAAACGAACAACACAGCGACGGGAAAGATCGCCATGAACAGAATGACTGGATGGCTTGGCGCCTCGTAGAATCGCTCATTGCCGAACCCGACCACGAGTGCCCCGATCGCATAGACGGAAATAATGAACAAGGCAATCAGGCCTAACGGATTTCGATGCATACCTGAGGCTGTTTTAAAAAACGAACTGCCTCGAATCAGATCAATTGTCTTACTCACCCTGTTTGCCTCCGCGCATCCATACCAACATGCAATCAAGCGGGATAAAAAGCTTTTTTCAATTCAAAATGCGGACCGTCAAGAAATGGATGTTTCCCCTGTTTCTTGATCCGGGCGCCGTAATCAATCATGAGGTCTTCAGGTGCAGCCTCCGAGTCGGTAAAATCGATGTCCCATGCACCACCCCATCGCAGCTTCACGTCCAACTCCTTTGCCGCCATCCTCATGGCCTCCGCAATCAGGAAAATGGGCGGCCATTCCCACCGCAACTTCCCGTTTATGTAGGGCACCAGGTCAACGGCATGCCCGGTGATATGCCGGGAATCCAACGTCTTGGCCGCTCCTTTGGCGAACAGGGACTTCTGCTGATCCAGCGATCGAATGCCATCGTGAACCGCAAAATCCTGTACCGAATAAGCCAGAGAACGATTGACCACCGCCACCAGATCCTGATGGACATTTTTCAATTCGTTCAGCGATCCCGGGCCAAACTTGAAATCTGCCATGACGCCCCCCGCACTGGACATCCATCAAACAACTTGAACGCGCGCAATAGAAACAAAAACTTGAGCCTGTGAACAGCGGAAACCTGAACGATATATAAATCCGTTAAAACAGAGATCAACCATACCGCCTAACTGCGCCTTATCGCCTAGCAATAAATAGTAAGCAGAAACCACCTTGTCAAGAAATCCGAAAAAAAACAATTATAAGCTTCGAGTGTTAATTAAATGATTCACTTCCGCCCGCCAAATAGGCAAGAAGTTGTAAACTTCCTGAATCATCAAAAGATAAAGCTAAAAAATTGGCGAGTTTTTAAAAGACAGTTATTTCCCCTGTGGGAGCGAGCCTGCTCGCGAATGCGCTACCACAGCCGATGAAGATGCTGGATGTGCCTACCTCTTCGCGAGCAGGCTCGCTCCCACAGGGTCTTTCGAACCCTTCGGCAAGTCTATACGTGCCTAGGTTTCGGCAACGCCTGCTTCCAGCTCCAGCTCATCACGGCGATGATCAGCCTGCCGCCCCAGCGACCATCCAAGGCCGGCCCACAGCAACGCGCACGCCGCGCCGATCAACGCGACCAGGCCGGCGCCCTGCCCCAGCATATCGAGCGCCGTCTTGATCCACCCGCTGAGCGCATCACCGCCGCGATAGACCACCGTATCGATAAAATTCTTGGCTTTGTATTTACTCTCGGCGTCCAGCGGGGTGAACAGCATTTCCCGGCCCGGTCTCACGAACGCGTATTCGCCGATCCGCCGCACAATCATCAAGGTCGCGAGTACCGCAAAGCCTGGCGCCAGTGCCAGACCGACGAAACCGATGCACATCATCAGTGGGACGATCGCCAGTAACGCCCCGATGCCGAGCTTCGGGGCGATGCGCCCGGTGATGAACAGCTGGGACAGTAGCGCGCCCGCCTGCACAATAAAATCGATAGTGCCGAAGACCCGTACCTGGGCCTGGCGGTCCGGAAACAGCTCGGCCACCAGACGTGCCTGCTCGAAGTAGAGAAAGGTGCTGACCGTTGCCAGCAGCACGACGAAACCGGCGATCCCCAGCAGATACGGCGAACGGAACACCGCCGTCATCCCGCTGAACGGATTGCCAGTCAAGGGCCGCTGCGGGCTTTGCGTGGGTGCCGCGCCGGGACGCCCGGCCCCACCGCTTTCACGCCAACGCATCAAGGTTCGTTTCAATCCCAGCGTGGCCCCCAGCAACACGGCTGCCACGAACATCAACCCCGAGGCACCGAGGCTGTCGATCAGCAGCGCACTCAAGGCCGGCCCGAGCAGGCCACCGGTGCTGGCGCCGGCCGCGATGAAGGCGAACAGGCGCTTGGCCTGCTCGCTGTCGAATACATCGGCCATCAGGCTCCAGGCCACGGAGACGACAAACAGGTTGTAGACCGAAATCCATACGTAAAAAGTACGCGCCAGCCAGACGTTGTCCGAATCGAACTGGAACAGCTCGACGAACATCAGCAAGTTCAAGACGAAAAAGCCATACACCCAATCGACGAGGCGCAGGCGCGGCACTCGCGCGCTGAGCCAGGCGAACAACGGCACGGCCACCAGCATGACGAGAAAGGTCGCGGTAAACAGCCATTGCAGATTCTCCACACCCGCGGCGATCCCCATCGACTCACGGATCGGACGCAACATGAAGTAGCCGGTGAACAGGCAGAGGAACAACAGGAACCCGCACAGTGCCGGACGCAGTTCATCGTCACGGGCATTGAGGGCCAGGCTCAGCCGATGCAAATAGGAAGGGGTACTCATGGAAACTCCTGGGAAACGGCAACAAGCCGGAGGTCGAGCGCGGGGACGCATGCCCGCGCCCAGGCTGCGTCAGCGATAGGTCACGCCGGTCAGTTGCTCGGAGATGGCCCAGAGCCGTTCGGCATCCGCTTGCGCGTTCGCGGCAGTCGGGGTCTTGGCGAAACCCAACGGGCCGCGCCGTTCGTCGTCCCCGGTCGGGCCGTAATAAGCACCGCCCACGGCTTGCACAGCGGTAGCGGCATACAGCGTGGGCAGCGCGCCTTGTGCCGCCGAGTGGTACGCGTCGCGATCCTTTGCCCAGCGCTGGCCGAACTCGCTTTCGAGGCCGGGCCCGCGCGCGACCAGCTCGGTGACTGCTACCCCGGGGTGCGCCGCCATGCTGCGAATACCCCAGTTTTCGGCATCACTGCGCCGCTGCAAGGCAAACGCCCAGTGCAGCACCGCCAGTTTCGATTGCGCGTAGGCCGCGTACGGGTCGTACTTGCGCTCGAACTGCAAGTCATCGAAATTCATCGCGC includes:
- a CDS encoding TerC family protein, whose protein sequence is MEWIVDPTAWLGLLTLIVLELVLGIDNLVFIAILADKLPPAQRDRARVIGLSLALLMRLGLLASISWMVTLTNPLFEVFDKTFSGRDLIMLFGGVFLLFKATMELHERLEGHVAQRSGNAAYALFWPIVAQIVVLDAVFSLDAVITAVGMVEHLSVMMIAVIFSIGLMMIASKPLTKFVNGHPTVIMLCLGFLMMIGFSLTAEGLGFHIPKGYLYAAIGFSILIELFNQLARSRRKKNLQGLRPMRERTAHAVLRLLGGQKLGADEVGEEIADLLEGEKPEQVFHRRERVMISGVLQLAERPIRSVMTPRAQIDHLDLANTPEDIRTTLMHSSYSRLPLIRDGRVDEPLGFVHKKELLKEILAGNQPNLEAMARKAINLLDSFTILNALEQMRKESTHIAFVVNEFGDFVGLLTMTDILESIAGELPDASEIDGPNIVAQEDGFLVSGALNLSQVREHIGFHAYATEDYQTLAGLVMSLLDRLPMIGDTLGWQGWSMTVMEVEERRVTRVLLRVEEQA
- a CDS encoding ParD-like family protein; translated protein: MGIVNIDDELHDQLRKATKVSCRSINAQAAFWIKVGMLCETNPTLSFNEIIQRELSDAGVTAQPLEASWQ
- the map gene encoding type I methionyl aminopeptidase; the encoded protein is MIKRPEELALMAESGRLLALVFERLDRTNLMGLSTLQIDAMVEDFIVRGLHARPASKGQYGYGFVLNCSINEVVCHGVPSRSRVLQDGDIVNLDITLEKNGYIADSSKTYLIGNVDPAARKLVQVTYEAMWKGIRAVRPGARLGDIGAAIQGHATRNGYSVVREYCGHGIGRQMHEEPQVLHFGKAGTGLVLREGMVFTIEPMLNQGTSDVRTEADGWTVVTRDGALSAQFEHTVAVTASGFSVLTLRPDESGLVTGTHGANLNA
- a CDS encoding pYEATS domain-containing protein — translated: MSKTIDLIRGSSFFKTASGMHRNPLGLIALFIISVYAIGALVVGFGNERFYEAPSHPVILFMAIFPVAVLFVFYLLVAYFHTHLYGPSDFINQAHFFRAPSPRELESVDTGIATSGADVPVVESDVSILNAKYDRMVDFGFILLHQSETLRSRTIPRSGLFKVRVWIEPLDSRNNLGEIESVTYRVWEDFPQPVIASSDQKSSFDLWLKIYGEFPVLAVVRKKNGETFQLMRHIDLPGRPMD
- a CDS encoding M15 family metallopeptidase → MADFKFGPGSLNELKNVHQDLVAVVNRSLAYSVQDFAVHDGIRSLDQQKSLFAKGAAKTLDSRHITGHAVDLVPYINGKLRWEWPPIFLIAEAMRMAAKELDVKLRWGGAWDIDFTDSEAAPEDLMIDYGARIKKQGKHPFLDGPHFELKKAFYPA
- a CDS encoding NTP/NDP exchange transporter produces the protein MSTPSYLHRLSLALNARDDELRPALCGFLLFLCLFTGYFMLRPIRESMGIAAGVENLQWLFTATFLVMLVAVPLFAWLSARVPRLRLVDWVYGFFVLNLLMFVELFQFDSDNVWLARTFYVWISVYNLFVVSVAWSLMADVFDSEQAKRLFAFIAAGASTGGLLGPALSALLIDSLGASGLMFVAAVLLGATLGLKRTLMRWRESGGAGRPGAAPTQSPQRPLTGNPFSGMTAVFRSPYLLGIAGFVVLLATVSTFLYFEQARLVAELFPDRQAQVRVFGTIDFIVQAGALLSQLFITGRIAPKLGIGALLAIVPLMMCIGFVGLALAPGFAVLATLMIVRRIGEYAFVRPGREMLFTPLDAESKYKAKNFIDTVVYRGGDALSGWIKTALDMLGQGAGLVALIGAACALLWAGLGWSLGRQADHRRDELELEAGVAET